A window of Geothrix edaphica genomic DNA:
GAGCGGCGAAGAGCGCTTTGTGGGCGTTCCCGAACAAGGGGGCCGCGACCTCATCAGCCAGGATCCACTGTCTCCCGGAACGGTCTACGCTGCCGGAGTTTCTGCCGAAGGCACCGTGGGCCTCTACCGGGTGGAGGTCACCCTTTCCTCCGGCACCTCAAAGCTAAAGCTGGCGGGTGGCATCAGTGGCAGCACCAAGGAGGCCCTCCAGCGGGCCTTCGGGTATCTCCTGGCCCACAAAACCGATCTGAGCGTGGCCAAGGACGTCGATACCTCTGACTTCCACGTGGAGGTGGTCGACCTCCTGAACAACCGCCTCGAAGTAGAACCCGGCGTGGCCTTCTTTGTGGCCTTCATGTCGGCCCTCCGGAAGGCCCCTGTCTCCCCGGCCATGCTGATCCTGGGTGACCTCAGTATCCAGGGCAACCTGAAGCCCCTCCGCAGCCTCGTAGAGCCCCTCCAAGTCGGCATGGACAACGGAGCACGCCGGGCCCTCGTCCCCATTGAGAACAAGCGCAACTTCTTGGAAGTCACCGGAGACGTTGTGGAGAAGGTGGATCCGGTGTTCTTCGGGGATCCGAAGATGGCGGCAGCGAAGGCGATTGGGTGATAAATATCAACCACAATTGGAGTAAACCATGGGGACAGCTAAAGCGTGGCAAATGGAGCAGGAAGATAGAGGATATTATGGAATAGGGACGAACTTTTGTAAAAACTGCGTCGATGACGCTAACGTAATAAAATTTATCAAAAATAGCGGTCTAATACATACGACTGATCAATGTTCATACTGCAATATTACAAAAAAAGTTTGGTCTACCGATGATTTGATGGATACGCTTGCTTCAAAAATCTTTGAAGAATGGGGTGACCTTCATGACGGTAGGGTTCCTTATGATGATGAAACCGGCGACCCAATCGGGAATGAACATTCTTTTAGCACTGAAGAATTACTTGAGCATGAAGGCTTTTTGGTAAGCTCAACACAGCTTCAAGAAGATATACAAAATGCATTTATTGCAACCGAATGGTGCGAAAACGATCCATTTGGAGACAATGAGGAGCTTACACTCAAGATCAGCTGGAATGAGTTTTCGAATATCGTAAAACATAAAATGCGATATACATTTTTCCGAAATACAAATCAAGCCGATTCATATGTCTATACACCCCTTGAATTGCTTAACAATATGAAACGCATTTTTATGTTCAAGGGAATGCTCCAAACCATAAGTGCTGGGGCTACTATTTTTAGAGCAAGGCCTGGATTTGGAC
This region includes:
- a CDS encoding HEPN-associated N-terminal domain-containing protein, producing MGTAKAWQMEQEDRGYYGIGTNFCKNCVDDANVIKFIKNSGLIHTTDQCSYCNITKKVWSTDDLMDTLASKIFEEWGDLHDGRVPYDDETGDPIGNEHSFSTEELLEHEGFLVSSTQLQEDIQNAFIATEWCENDPFGDNEELTLKISWNEFSNIVKHKMRYTFFRNTNQADSYVYTPLELLNNMKRIFMFKGMLQTISAGATIFRARPGFGHNGGKALGTPPIGYGGANRMSPEGIGMFYGAFDEETCFKELFDYKKPKKNHCSIGQFITTCDLKVLDLTKYHNSSVLNENNKEKREILRFLNHFQKEISKPLSSKNSQIDYIPTQVLTEFIRYNLISKKGHGIDGIKYRSSKNYGHNCVVLFVMHEECGNKSDVNTKLNLVSASNRRVGP